In Streptomyces sp. Li-HN-5-11, the sequence CCCGTCCTCGCAGAATGCGACACACCAGGAACCCCGGTTCCGCATCCCGGCCAGGTTCCCATCCCCTAAAATGGTGTGTACTTGCACCACGCATGACGGCGTGTGCCGACTCGAGCGGCACGGAGGGACGGGACCCATGGGGACGTGGGATCATCTCGGCATGCCCCGGAGCAACAACGACCAACTGCCGGCGACCTACGTCGCCTCCGGAAATTGGCCGTATGCCCGGCTCGTCGAGGACGCTCCCATCAGCGCGCACTACGGCCAAGCTTTCGCACGGAACCTGACAGAGGCAATGGAGGCATCCGAGATCGGGCTCAGGGCCCTGGGGGACAAAGCCGGGGTCTCGCACGCAACCATCAGCCGACTGCTCCGTGGAATGGTCCTACCCGACATGGGGACTCTCGCCCGCTTGGAGGTGGCGCTGGGTACGGGTCTGTGGCCCGGGCTGGCGGCCTGGAGCGATCAGCATCGCGTCTGAACGCCGGGCACTGCTACCACTGCGCTGCCACCACGGGTGGCGGAGCGGAGGGGCCGGGTCGCGTGAATGTGAGGACCGGCTTCCGGAACAGGCCCTTCTTTGAGTAGCCGGCGGCGGCACCGGGTACCACTGCGCACGATGAGGTCCTTGTGGCACACCCGGGAGCCGACCAGCCGTACGAGGATCCTACCTGCGTGAGGTTCGTCGAGGTCGAGCGGCACGAGTTGATACGCCTGGATCCGGCCGCAGTGGACCGGCGGCGGGAACTGACCACGACAGAGCGCGTCGGCCCCATGCACGCCATGGGCGCAGCCGAAATTGCTGTGAGCTGCGCCGCATTCCTGCATTGGTTACGTTGAGGTGACTGGTTACCGATCGTGAGTATGGAGCTCAACAGGACGAACCCATCGAAGGAGAGGGCCGGTCATGGGGTCCACCACTACGCTCAGGATCGCACGCCAGTACGTCGACGCGGTGTCCGCGAAGGATTTCGGCACAGTCGTCGGCTTGTTCGCCGAGGACGTCGTGTGGCACCAGCCTGGCGACAACCGCTTCTCGGGCACCCATCGCGGTGCGGCCACGATCGGCGAGATGTTCGACGGCATGATGGCGGTCACCGAGGGGACGTTCGAGCTGGGGTCGACCGGTGAACCCATGGTGAACGGCGCCCTGGTCGCGGTGCCTGTCCGCTTCTCCGCCAAGCGCGACGGCGTGGAGATGGGGATGCACGGCGTCGACCTGCTGAGGATCGAGGGCGGCCGGATCGCGGAGGTGTGGCTCTTCTCGGCCGGCCAGCAGGGCGAGGACGAGTTCTGGGGCGTTGCCTGACCGGCATCCGCTCGAGCGTCAGCCGGTCTCTACTCACGCACCCCGCACCAGTCTTCTGGAATCTGTCAGAGCGTCATACTGCTCCGACGTGCGAGGACGTAAGGAGATAGCGAGGACCTCCTGCGCATCAGCGGCGGCAAGATCGTGGAGGTGTGGCTGTTCTCCGGCGACCAGGCAGCAAGGACACCTTCCGGGGGCGGTAGAGAACGGACCGGGCAGGGGTCCAGGAGCTACCGGCAGGCGGTCTGTTTGCGAAGGTATCGGCTCGCCGGATGCGAAGGCGGTGCGTGCGGCTTCCAGTAGACGGGTGCGGTTCCGCGCTACGTCCGCATGGATGGATTTCAGAAGGATCGGCATGTTCCGGATCCGCCACTGCGTGGGTTTACTTGAACGTGAGGACCGACTTGATCGACAGGCCCTTCTCGGCGTCTTGGACCGCGCCGTTGATGTTCTCGAAGGCGTACGTCGTGATCAGCTTGTCGATCGGGAAGCGGCCCTGCTTGAAGAGCGTCACCAGTCTTGGGATGAAGACGCTCGGAATGCTGTCGCCCTCGACGATGCCACGCACGGTCCGACCGAACATGAGTGCGGCCATGTCGAGCGACACCTCCGTGCCCGGTCGGGCGGCGCCGATGTGGCCACATGTGCCACCCTGGTTGAGGGCGTCGACGGCCTGGCGCAACACCGCGGGTATGGCGGTGGTCTCGAGAGTGAAGTCGACGCCGAGTCCTCCGGTGGCCGCACGGATGCGGTCGACCACGTCCTCCCGGTCGGCGTTGACGGTATGTGTCGCGCCCAGCTCTTCGGCCAGGTCGAGCCGCCGGTCGTTGAGGTCCACGGCAATGATGGTCGTGCAGCCTGCGATGACCGAAGCCATGATCGCACTCAGGCCGACCGATCCGCTGCCGAACACGGCGATGCTGGTGCCGGGCGCGGGGCGCAGGGCGTTGAGGACTCCGCCGGCTCCCGTCTGGATCCCGCAGCCGAGCGGGCCGAGGAGTTCCAACGGGGCGGCTGGGTCGACCTTGACGACGTTTCGCTGGTTGGCGAGGGCGTGGGAAGCGAACGCGGACTGTCCGAAGAAGGCCCCGTACACCGGCGTGCCGTCACGCCGCAGGGTCGTAGTGCCGTCCGGGCGCGTGCCAGCGAAATTGTACGTGTAGATCTCGTCGCAGTAGGCGGAGCGGCCGTGCGCACACGAGCGGCACTGTCCGCAGGAGTTGTAAGTCAGGACGACATGGTCGCCTGGCGCCACTGACGTGACGCCTGGGCCGATGGCCTCGACGATTCCTGATCCTTCGTGGCCGAGTACGGCGGGCAGTGGCACCGGGTACCACTGGTCGCGGACGATGAGGTCGGTGTGGCAGATGCCGGAACCGACGATGCGCACCAGGACCTCGCCGGGCCGGGGATCGTCGAGGTCGAGTGGCACGATCTCAAACGGTGCGCCCGTGGAAGGGGTCAGAGCTGTGGTGATGCGCATGTGGCGCTCCTTCGATTTCGTCGAGCCGGCGAGCGGC encodes:
- a CDS encoding helix-turn-helix transcriptional regulator, which gives rise to MPRSNNDQLPATYVASGNWPYARLVEDAPISAHYGQAFARNLTEAMEASEIGLRALGDKAGVSHATISRLLRGMVLPDMGTLARLEVALGTGLWPGLAAWSDQHRV
- a CDS encoding nuclear transport factor 2 family protein, with the protein product MGSTTTLRIARQYVDAVSAKDFGTVVGLFAEDVVWHQPGDNRFSGTHRGAATIGEMFDGMMAVTEGTFELGSTGEPMVNGALVAVPVRFSAKRDGVEMGMHGVDLLRIEGGRIAEVWLFSAGQQGEDEFWGVA
- a CDS encoding NAD(P)-dependent alcohol dehydrogenase, whose protein sequence is MRITTALTPSTGAPFEIVPLDLDDPRPGEVLVRIVGSGICHTDLIVRDQWYPVPLPAVLGHEGSGIVEAIGPGVTSVAPGDHVVLTYNSCGQCRSCAHGRSAYCDEIYTYNFAGTRPDGTTTLRRDGTPVYGAFFGQSAFASHALANQRNVVKVDPAAPLELLGPLGCGIQTGAGGVLNALRPAPGTSIAVFGSGSVGLSAIMASVIAGCTTIIAVDLNDRRLDLAEELGATHTVNADREDVVDRIRAATGGLGVDFTLETTAIPAVLRQAVDALNQGGTCGHIGAARPGTEVSLDMAALMFGRTVRGIVEGDSIPSVFIPRLVTLFKQGRFPIDKLITTYAFENINGAVQDAEKGLSIKSVLTFK